The window AGTTCCCGGGCGTCGTCCAGGTTGGTGTGGTAATCGAGTTCGGCCGACTGCTGCATCCAGGCCAGGTCGGCACCGGCGCTGAAGTGTTTACCGCGACCACGGATCAGCAGAAAACGCAGGTTCGGATCACTGCTGACATGGTCCAGGGCAAGGATCAGCTCGCGGATCATTTCGGCGTTGAACGCGTTGTTTTTCTGCTCACGGCTGAGCCACAAGGTCGCAAAGCCGCGGGGGTCGCTGAGCAGTTCGAGGGTGTTGAAGTTATCCATGTGCATTCCCCGTTTACATCCGGAACACGCCGAAGCGGCTCGGTTCGATGGGCGCGTTCAATGACGCGGACAAGGCCAGGCCCAGTACATCGCGGGTCTGGGCCGGGTCGATGACCCCGTCGTCCCACAGCCTCGCGCTGGAATAGTAGGGGTGGCCCTGCTCTTCGTACTGATCGAGAATCGGTTGTTTGATTTCAGCTTCCTGGGCGGCGCTGAACGGATGGCCGCTACGTTCGGCCTGTTCGCGCTTGACCTGCACCAGTACGCCGGCGGCCTGTTCGGCACCCATCACGCCAATCCGCGCATTCGGCCACATCCACAGGAACCGTGGGTCGTAGGCGCGGCCGCACATGCCATAGTTGCCGGCACCAAAGCTACCGCCGATGATGACCGTGAATTTCGGCACCTTGGCGCAGGCCACCGCCGTCACCAGCTTCGCGCCGTGTTTGGCAATGCCGCCGGCTTCGTATTTCTGCCCGACCATGAACCCCGTGATGTTTTGCAGGAACAGCAGCGGGATACCGCGTTGACAGGCCAGCTCGATAAAGTGCGCGCCTTTTTGCGCGGCTTCGGCGAAGAGGATGCCATTGTTGGCGAGAATCGCGATCGGGTAGCCGTGCAAGTGAGCAAAACCGCAGACCAGCGTCGTCCCGAACAGCGCCTTGAACTCATCGAACACCGAACCGTCCACCAGCCGCGCAATCACTTCACGCACGTCAAACGGCTGCTTGGCGTCCGCCGAAACCACGCCGTACAGCTCGTCGCTCGAATACAGCGGGGCGATGGGGGCACGTTGCTGCACTTCGCCGAGCTTGTGCCAGTTGAGGTTGGCAATGCTGCGGCGGGCAATGGCCAGGGCGTGTTCATCGCTGTCGGCGTAGTGATCGGCGACGCCGGAGATCTTGCAGTGCACATCGGCACCGCCCAGGTCTTCAGCACTGACCACCTCTCCGGTGGCCGCTTTCACCAGCGGTGGGCCGGCCAGGAAGATCGTGGCTTGCTGGCGAACCATGATCGCTTCGTCGGCCATCGCCGGCACATAGGCGCCACCGGCGGTGCAGGAGCCCATGACCACGGCAATTTGTGGAATGCCCATGGCGCTCATGTTCGCCTGATTGAAGAAGATCCGCCCGAAGTGCTCACGGTCGGGAAACACTTCGTCCTGGCGCGGCAGGTTGGCGCCGCCGGAGTCCACCAGGTATATGCACGGCAAACGGTTCTGTTGAGCGATGGTCTGCGCGCGCAGGTGCTTTTTCACGGTCAGCGGGTAATACGAACCACCTTTTACGGTGGCATCGTTGGCGACAATCATGCACTCGACGCCTTCCACCCGGCCGACCCCGGCAATCACGCCAGCGGCCGGCACGTCTTCGCCATACACCTCGTAAGCTGCCAATTGGCTGATCTCGAGAAACGGCGAACCCGGATCGAGCAAGCGATTGATGCGCTCACGGGGCAGCAGTTTGCCCCGCGAGGTGTGGCGCTCCTGCGCCTTGGGGCCGCCACCTTGTTGAACCTGAGCGAGCAGGGTGTGCAAAGCGTCGACCTGTTTGAGCATCGCCTCGCGGTTGGCAATAAATTCCGCTGAGCGCGGATTGAGCTGGGTATGCAGCGTGGCCATGGACAGCTCCGTTTAGCGGGTTTCGTTGAACAGTTCACGACCGATCAACATCCGGCGAATCTCACTGGTACCAGCACCGATTTCGTACAGCTTGGCGTCACGCAGCAGGCGACCGGCGGGGAATTCATTGATGTAGCCGTTACCCCCCAGAATCTGGATCGCGTCGAGGGCCATCTGCGTGGCGCGTTCGGCGCTGTAGAGGATGACCCCGGCGGCGTCCTTGCGGGTGGTTTCGCCGCGCTCGCAGGCTTGGGCCACGGCATAGAGATAGGCTCGGCTGGCGTTGAGCTGGGTGTACATGTCCGCGACTTTGCCCTGGATCAACTGGAATTCGCCGATGCTCTGGCCGAACTGCTTGCGGTCGTGGATGTACGGCACGATCAGGTCCATGCAGGCCTGCATGATCCCGGTAGGGCCGCCCGACAGCACGACACGCTCGTAATCGAGGCCGCTCATCAGTACCTTCACGCCACCATTGAGCACCCCGAGGATGTTCTCTTCCGGGACTTCGACGTCATCGAAAAACAACTCGCAGGTGTTGGAGCCGCGCATGCCGAGCTTGTCGAATTTGTTGCTGCGACTGAAGCCCTTCCAGTCGCGCTCGACGATGAAAGCAGTAATACCGTGGGGGCCTTTTTCCAGGTCAGTCTTGGCGTAGATCACGTAGGTGTTGGCGTCGGGACCGTTGGTGATCCAGGTCTTGCTGCCGTTGAGCACGTAGTGGTCGCCGCGCTTGTCGGCCCGCAACTTCATCGACACCACGTCAGAGCCGGCGTTGGGTTCGCTCATGGCCAGTGCGCCGATGTGTTCGCCGCTGATCAGCTTGGGCAGGTACTTGGTTTTCTGTTCGTGATTGCCGTTGCGGTTGATCTGGTTGACGCAGAGGTTGGAGTGGGCGCCGTAGGAGAGGGCGACCGAGGCCGAGCCGCGGCTGATTTCTTCCATTGTCACCACGTGGGCCAGATAACCCAGGCCAGCGCCGCCATATTCTTCCGGGACGGTGATGCCCAGCAGGCCCATGTCGCCGAATTTGCGCCACATGTCGGCAGGGAACAGGTTGTCGATGTCTATCTGGGCGGCCCGTGGCGCTAGCTCGGCTTTGACGAAGGCCTGCACCTGATCACGGAGCATGTCGATGGTTTCGCCGAGGGCAAAGTTCAGGGATGGGTAGCTCATGGGACACCTTTTGGCTTTTTTGTCGGGTGTGGAGAGGGGGGATTGGCTCTCACCTTTACGTTAACGTAAGCCTGTGACGAATGGCTGTCAATCACCCTTTACGTTAACGTCAACTTACGCCAAAGTAAGTGCGCTTGAGTCAGCAGGTTCACCGATACACCCACTAATAAAGACAAGAGGGGTCATCATGGATCAACCCGGTTCGCAATCGCAGCTCAGCTACACCCGCGGCTCCCAGGACAAGACTCTGCTGGCGCACACCATCGGCGAGGCCTTTGATCAGACTGTGGCCCGGTATCCCGATGGCGAGGCGTTGGTGGTTCGCCATCAATCGCTGCGTTATACCTGGCGGCAACTGGCCGAAGCCGTCGACTTGCATGCCCGAGCCCTGTTGGCGCTGGGCTTGAAAGCCGGCGACCGTCTTGGCGTGTGGGCCCCCAACTGTGCTCAGTGGTGCATCAGCCAGTTCGCCAGTGCGAAGATCGGTGTCATTCTGGTCAACATCAACCCGGCGTATCGCAGTTCCGAACTCGAATACGTGCTCAAGCAGTCAGGTTGCCAATGGCTGGTCTGCGCCGCAGCGTTCAAAACTTCGGATTATCACGCCATGGTGCAAGCGCTCGCGCCTGAACTGGCGGAGCAATCGATAGGCCAGTTGCACAGCGAGCGTCTGCCGCTGCTACGAGGCGTGATCAGTCTGGACGCCCAACCACCGTCAGGCTTTTTACCCTGGTCACAACTGGCAGCCCTTGGCGCTGCGGTTTTGCCTGAGCAACTGGTCGAGCGCCAGGCCAGCCTGCATCATGATGACCCGGTGAATATCCAGTACACCTCCGGCACCACCGGGTTCCCCAAGGGCGCGACCCTCAGCCATCACAACATCCTCAACAATGGTTACATGGTCGGCGAAAGCCTGGGTCTGACGGCGAGCGACCGGCTGGTGATCCCGGTACCGCTCTACCATTGTTTCGGCATGGTCATGGGCAATCTGGGCTGCATGACCCACGGCAGCACCATGATCTACCCCAACGACGCCTTCGATCCGTTGCTGACCCTGCGTACCGTGGCCGAAGAAAAAGCCACGGCGCTGTATGGCGTGCCCACCATGTTCATCGCCATGCTGGACCAGCCGCAACGAGGCGATTTTGATTTGTCCAGCCTGCGCACCGGGATCATGGCCGGGGCCACTTGCCCTATTGAGGTGATGCGCCGGGTCATCAACGAGATGCACATGGCCGAAGTGCAGATTGCCTACGGCATGACGGAAACCAGTCCTGTGTCGTTGCAGACCGGTCCTTCAGACGAACTGGAATTGCGCGTGACCACCGTTGGCCGTACCCAGCCGCAGTTGGAGAGCAAGATCGTCGACGAGGCCGGCAATATCGTTGCCCGTGGCACCATCGGCGAGTTGTGTACCCGTGGCTACAGCGTGATGCTCGGCTACTGGGACAACCCTAGCGGCACTGCTGACGCCATCGATCAGGACGGCTGGATGCACACTGGCGACCTGGCGACCATGAACGAAGAGGGTTATGTCTGCATCGTCGGACGCAACAAGGACATGATCATCCGAGGCGGCGAGAACATTTATCCGCGTGAGCTGGAAGAATTTTTCTTCACCCACCCCGCAGTGGCTGATGTGCAAGTGATCGGCATTCCGTGCTCGCGCTACGGTGAAGAAATCGTCGCCTGGATCAAGTTCCATCCCGGCCACAGCGCCACCGAGCAAGCCTTGCAGGCCTGGTGCAAAGAGCACATTGCCCACTTCAAGACGCCACGTCATTTCAAGTTCGTCGAGGAGTTCCCGATGACCGTGACCGGCAAGATCCAGAAGTTCCGCATGCGCGAAATCAGCATTGAAGAACTGCGCGAAAAGGAAAGCTGAGAAAAATCCCCTGTGGGAGCGGGCTTGCTCACGAATGCGGTGTGTCAACCAAGGTGATATGGCTGACACATCGCCCCGGAAAACCCAAATCCCAGATAGCACAAAGGGGAGCCGAAGCTCCCCTTTAATTTTGTCGTTACGTGCTCTTTTTTTTATTATTGAGGGGCGGCCTGTTGTTGTTTTTAGTAGCCGTGACCCTTTACCGCTGTTTTGGTGATCCCCATCCGGGATCAAGAGCAAACGTATTTTTTTGAGCGCTGACCTGCTTTTTCGCTTCGCGATCCAACCGATTCGGGGGCTACCTGAAGGTAGTTTTATTGTTCTCTGCCCGGTTGCGGGTTGCTCCTGAAAGCACCCTGAAAAGCCCATCCTCTCCAAAAAAATCTGTTAGCTGCGCCTCTGTCGTGTTGTTTTTGTTATGTCAGAGTCGTTTCGTCTTGTTTTTATTGGGTGTATCGCATTTTTTATTTTTGTTATGCAAAAGGTATAGCAGGGTGCGTGCCAACTTTTATAAATGCTTTATAAATCAATGATTTGGGTTTTTTGTCGGAAATATCCGCCCGTCCAGACCTGACAAATTGTTTCCGTGTTACTCGTTTCGTAGCTGTTACACCGGGAGCGGTAACACCTCACTGTGCGGCGCGCGCCTTGGCTACCCGCGAACCGGTAGGGCGACCCAGCACGTCACAGATCTGCCGGCCGGCACCTATCAGTGCGTCCAGGTCGACGCCGGTTTCAATGCCCAGGCCATTGAGCAGGTACAACACGTCTTCGGTGGCAACGTTACCGCTGGCGCCCTTGGCATACGGGCAACCGCCCAGGCCTGCGACAGAACTGTCGAACACGGCGATGCCTTCCAGCAGACTGGCGTAGACGTTGGCCATGGCTTGGCCGTAGGTATCGTGGAAGTGCCCGGCGAGCTTGTCCCTGGGCACTTCAGCCGAAACCACCTCGAACATCTTGCGTGTGGCGCCAGCGGTGCCGGTGCCGATGGTGTCCCCCAAGGACACCTCGTAGCAGCCCATTGCGTACAGTTCGCGGGCGACCCACGCCACTTGTTCGGGCTTGACCGCGCCTTCGTACGGGCAGCCCAGCACGCAGGAGACGTAACCGCGCACGCTGACACCGTTCTGCCGGGCGGCTTCCATGATCGGCGCAAAGCGCTCAAGGCTTTCCTTGATGGAACAGTTGATGTTGCGCTGGGAGAAT is drawn from Pseudomonas rhizophila and contains these coding sequences:
- a CDS encoding carboxyl transferase domain-containing protein codes for the protein MATLHTQLNPRSAEFIANREAMLKQVDALHTLLAQVQQGGGPKAQERHTSRGKLLPRERINRLLDPGSPFLEISQLAAYEVYGEDVPAAGVIAGVGRVEGVECMIVANDATVKGGSYYPLTVKKHLRAQTIAQQNRLPCIYLVDSGGANLPRQDEVFPDREHFGRIFFNQANMSAMGIPQIAVVMGSCTAGGAYVPAMADEAIMVRQQATIFLAGPPLVKAATGEVVSAEDLGGADVHCKISGVADHYADSDEHALAIARRSIANLNWHKLGEVQQRAPIAPLYSSDELYGVVSADAKQPFDVREVIARLVDGSVFDEFKALFGTTLVCGFAHLHGYPIAILANNGILFAEAAQKGAHFIELACQRGIPLLFLQNITGFMVGQKYEAGGIAKHGAKLVTAVACAKVPKFTVIIGGSFGAGNYGMCGRAYDPRFLWMWPNARIGVMGAEQAAGVLVQVKREQAERSGHPFSAAQEAEIKQPILDQYEEQGHPYYSSARLWDDGVIDPAQTRDVLGLALSASLNAPIEPSRFGVFRM
- a CDS encoding isovaleryl-CoA dehydrogenase, which produces MSYPSLNFALGETIDMLRDQVQAFVKAELAPRAAQIDIDNLFPADMWRKFGDMGLLGITVPEEYGGAGLGYLAHVVTMEEISRGSASVALSYGAHSNLCVNQINRNGNHEQKTKYLPKLISGEHIGALAMSEPNAGSDVVSMKLRADKRGDHYVLNGSKTWITNGPDANTYVIYAKTDLEKGPHGITAFIVERDWKGFSRSNKFDKLGMRGSNTCELFFDDVEVPEENILGVLNGGVKVLMSGLDYERVVLSGGPTGIMQACMDLIVPYIHDRKQFGQSIGEFQLIQGKVADMYTQLNASRAYLYAVAQACERGETTRKDAAGVILYSAERATQMALDAIQILGGNGYINEFPAGRLLRDAKLYEIGAGTSEIRRMLIGRELFNETR
- a CDS encoding AMP-binding protein, coding for MDQPGSQSQLSYTRGSQDKTLLAHTIGEAFDQTVARYPDGEALVVRHQSLRYTWRQLAEAVDLHARALLALGLKAGDRLGVWAPNCAQWCISQFASAKIGVILVNINPAYRSSELEYVLKQSGCQWLVCAAAFKTSDYHAMVQALAPELAEQSIGQLHSERLPLLRGVISLDAQPPSGFLPWSQLAALGAAVLPEQLVERQASLHHDDPVNIQYTSGTTGFPKGATLSHHNILNNGYMVGESLGLTASDRLVIPVPLYHCFGMVMGNLGCMTHGSTMIYPNDAFDPLLTLRTVAEEKATALYGVPTMFIAMLDQPQRGDFDLSSLRTGIMAGATCPIEVMRRVINEMHMAEVQIAYGMTETSPVSLQTGPSDELELRVTTVGRTQPQLESKIVDEAGNIVARGTIGELCTRGYSVMLGYWDNPSGTADAIDQDGWMHTGDLATMNEEGYVCIVGRNKDMIIRGGENIYPRELEEFFFTHPAVADVQVIGIPCSRYGEEIVAWIKFHPGHSATEQALQAWCKEHIAHFKTPRHFKFVEEFPMTVTGKIQKFRMREISIEELREKES
- a CDS encoding hydroxymethylglutaryl-CoA lyase; the encoded protein is MSLPSFVRLIEVGPRDGLQNEAQPISVADKVHLVDALSAAGLGYIEAGSFVSPKWVPQMAGSAEVFAQIQRKPGVTYGALAPNLRGFEDALAAGVKEVAVFAAASEAFSQRNINCSIKESLERFAPIMEAARQNGVSVRGYVSCVLGCPYEGAVKPEQVAWVARELYAMGCYEVSLGDTIGTGTAGATRKMFEVVSAEVPRDKLAGHFHDTYGQAMANVYASLLEGIAVFDSSVAGLGGCPYAKGASGNVATEDVLYLLNGLGIETGVDLDALIGAGRQICDVLGRPTGSRVAKARAAQ